The Streptococcus sanguinis genome contains the following window.
ATAAGTAAAGCAAGTCGCTGAAAATCGTCCTAGATCTTTTTTAGGGTTTAAAGGTTCGGGTATATAATACATAAAATCTCCTATATTAAATTTGCTTTTTACCCTTTCTGCTCAAGAAATACAAGGTCAAAAAGATTCCCTCGTAAAGAAGAGCGAAAAGAATAAAGGCATGCATAAAAAATTCTTCTGGCAGAATCCAAATAACTGGATCCTTGGCCGGGTCAAACATCCAGGTATTGTCTCCAGCAAAGAGAACTTGATGAAAGAGTGTAAAAAAATTATTAAAGCCAATCAGAAAGGCCAGTCCAGCTAGAACGAGCGGCAAAAGGCTGATCACTAGAAAAGCCCGTCTGTAGAGACCTAAAAATCCCTTTTTGACTACTTTTTTGATAAAGAAGATAAAGGCCGGCAAAGTTATTAGAAAAATAGCTTGCGCCAAGTGAAAAAGATACTTGACCGCCTGAAAATGATGCAGCCCTGCTGCTGACGAGCGAAAATCCGGCATCGCCAGTTTCTGACTAAAAGGATTGGTCAGGTAATTCATCAAAATGTTGAAATTATACTGGATAGTATCAGCCTTCAGATGCACCTTATCGGACAACCTGAAATAAGAAATCTCCATTGGGTATAAGAGCCAAGCCAGATAAATGGTTAGCAATATTGCTGCTGCCAACAAGCACAAGACGCTTGCTGAAAATCTTACCTTATCACGCATCGAAGTCCCACTCCGCTAGACTGGACAAGACATGCGTCGGCTGGATTGGCAGATTGGGCACTTCTTCTGGCAAGGTAAAGCCTGTCGTAACCAAGAGGGTCGGAATGCCATTGTCGATTCCCGCTCGAATATCTGTCAGGTAGTTATCACCGACCATGACCACTTCCTCACGCGCCAGTCCTAAATGCTCTATGGCTTTTTCCATGATGATGGCATTTGGCTTGCCGATAAAGGTCGGCTCAACCCGAGTAGCTGCTTCCAAGAGGGCGTTGATAGCACCCGCTCCCGGCTGCAGACCTCGCTCCGTTGGAATATTGAGATCAGGATTGGTCCCGATAAAGTGAGCACCTTTTTGAACGGCCAGAGTCGCTATTGTCAGCTTCTCATAGTCCACTTCCCAGTCCAGACCCACTACAACATAGTCAGGATTTTCTATATCCTCTATATATCCAGCTTCTTCAATGGCATGTTTAAGTCCGACATCTCCGATAACGTAGACTTTCTTGCCCAGATTTTTCTCCTGCATATAATCAATGGTAGCTAAAGTAGCTGTGTAAATAGTCTCAAGTGGCGTCTCAATATTAAAATTTTCAGCCAGCATGGTCTGCACTGCTTCTGGAGTGCGAGTAGTGTTATTGGTCACGAAAAGATAGGGAATCTTGCGCTTTTGTAACTCATGCACAAAAGCTTCACCAGCCGGAATCCGACTCTTGCCCTTATAAATCGTCCCGTCTAAATCAATCAAATATCCTTTATAAGTCATTTCTACTCTTCCTCATTCTCTTGTTTAAACTCTTGCCAGGTCACTAAAGCCTGAGCATTGACTTCACCATCACTGGAAATTTGGTGATTGCTCTGGAGACCTTCTAGGTCATAGCTAGAAGCAATCATGCCGCCCGGACGGACTTCCTTGACATACTTGAGATGGACTTTCTTGGGAATGTGCCGGGTGAGGAAATCTGCTCCCATAACCTCAAAGATCCAGTCCAGATACTTGCTATTATTGACATGGCCATTCATATCCAAGTCGTAAAAGCGTACATGGTAGTCCTTGCTGACAGGATTTTCCAAGTCTGGATACTTAGGACCGCGCAGTAATTTCTTGGAAAACTCAGATTGATATGGCGCTACAATCTCCGGATCAACGGCACGAACCTTGCGGCTATCCCGGTCCATGAGAACAAAGGTTGCCATCATCTGAATAATGGCTTCACCCGCTTCATCAAAAATTGTGAAGCGACGGTAGCAAAAGAGTCGATTGTAGGTCAAAGCTTCTGTTTCAATGGTAATTTCCTCTGCAAATCGCGGCAGTCGTGTCACATCAATATCATAGTCCGTGATAATCCAGACAAGGTTATGCTGCTCCAGCATATCCTTGTCACTGACGCCAAGCTCGATCGACTGCATCCCCGATACCTGCAAGGACAGCAGGATAACATCCGGCAGCTTGATATGGCCATTCATATCTGCCATATCAAAAGGAATTTTCATTTTCATTTGATAAGTTAAGCCCATGATTTACTCCAATATAAATTTCTCAGCAACCGTATCGCCCAAAAAGAGGCCTTGTTTGGTCATGCGCACGATATCTCTGTCTGGCACTAGCAAGCCCTGCTCAGTCAGCTCAGACACAACAGCTCCGTACTGGCCTTCAAAGGAAAGACCGAATTTTTCCTCGAAGCGCTTTTTAGAAACACCTGACTTCTTGCGCAGTCCTAGAAACATTTCTTCTTCCATCTTTTCGTTCAGCGTCAGCACTTCTTCCTGTACTCGCGCATTGCCCGCTTCAACCGCCTGCAGATAATGACGAATCGGCCCGTGGTTTTTATAGCGAACACCATCGACATAGCCAGACGCTCCCGCTCCAATACCATAATACTCCGCATTGTCCCAGTACATGAGATTGTGGCGGCTCTCAAAGCCTGACTTGGAAAAGTTGGAAATCTCATAATGCTCGAAGCCGGCCTTTTCTAGCTCAGCTATAATGTAGTCAAACATCTCTGCTTCTAAATCTTCCTTGGGCAGAGGCAGCTTTCCTCGTCGCATCCGATTCATAAAGACCGTATGATTTTCCAAAATCAAGCTGTACAAACTCATGTGGGGAATGTCCAGGGCAATAGCCTTGGCTACATTGGTTTTCACATCTTCCATGGTCTGCTTGGGCAGGGCATAAATCAGATCAATCGAGATATTATCAAAACCTGCTTTTTTGAGATTGGCAATATTCTCGTAGATGTCCTTTTCCAAGTGACTGCGGCCAATTTGCTTAAGCATGCGGTCATTGAAAGTCTGTACGCCCAGCGAAACCCGATTGACAGGCGAGGCTTTGAGTACAGCAATCTTCTCCTGATCCAAATCCCCGGGATTGGCTTCAATGGTCAGCTCTTCAAGATAAGACAAGTCCAGCTTGTCCGTTAGCTTTTCCAACAAAAAGGCTAATTGAGGCGCAGATAGAGCTGTCGGAGTCCCTCCACCGATATAGAGGGTACGGAGCTTTTTGATATCGTAAGAATCATACTCCTCAATCAAATGATCCAGATAAGAATCTACCGGCTGGTTTTTGATAAAAACCTTGGAAAAATCGCAGTAATAACAAATCTGAGTACAAAAAGGAATATGCACATAAGCAGAAGTCGGTTTGGTTTGCATAGTACTTATTATACCACAGTTTTAAAGAGAGGACTTATTTGATTCTCAAACAAAGGAAAAAAGAGTGAGCCTGCAAAGACAAAAATTATCCTCGCAAGTCACACCCTTTCCTATAATTCAAAAAATCAAAGATCTAAATCACTTCCTCCCCAACTCCTGCGTCCTCTTGTAGGCAGCTTGAACGGCATCCATGACTGTTCCTCGAAAGGCATTTTCTTCCAGACTGGCTACCCCAGCGATGGTCGAACCGGCCGGACTGCAGACCTGGTCTTTGAGTTGAGCCGGATGTTTCCCACTGACCTGACTTAGCTTGGCAGCACCCAAGAGGGTCTGATTGGCTAGCTGCAGGGATATATCGCGACTGAGTCCTGTTCGGACACCCGCATCAGCTAAAGCCTCTATAAAGAGATAGACGAAAGCTGGTCCACAGCCAGCAAGGGCCGTGGCAGCATCCAACTGCTTTTCCTCTAGTTTGACTAAAAGGCCAGCAGAAGACAGAAGTTCCCACAACAAGTCTTCATCCGCTTGATTCGCCTGCTGGGATAAGCTATAGGTAACAACCCCCTCACCTACAGCTACCGGTGTATTAGGCATTATCCGAATCCAACGATGGTGGCTAGGTGTCAATTTTTCTAATATTTCCAAGGTCAGACCAGCAGCCATGGAAACCAGCAAAAGAGATTCCCGTTTTTCTAGAACTTCCTGATATTCAGTCAGCAAGTCAGCAAATTGAGCTGGTTTGATTCCCAGAAAAATCACCTCTGCCTGAGCAAAAACTTCTTTATTACTGACCGGCTGCCCACCAACTTCCGCAGCAATCTTTTCAGCCTTTTCACGACTGCGATTGGCTAGTAGTAATTCGCTTCTAAATCTTTCATCTTGGGCAACTAGACGGGCTAAACTGCCGCCCATATTTCCCAGACCGATAAATCCAATTTTCATCATTATTTCCTCACTTGACCAGTCCCTTGGATGACGTACTTATAGCTGGTCAGCTCTTTCAGCCCCATAGGACCTCTAGCATGCAATTTTTGAGTAGAAATCCCCATTTCGCAGCCAAGGCCAAATTGACCGCCATCTGTAAAGCGGGTTGAAGCATTGACATAAACTGCTGCGCTATCCACCTGCTCTGTGAAGTAAGCTGCCGCTGCATCGTTCTCCGTCACAATGGCATCCGAGTGATGGGTGCTGTGAGCTTCAATATGCTCCACCGCTTCTTCCAGCGAAGAAACCAGCTTGACCGCTAAGATATAGTCCAAAAATTCGGTGTCAAAATCTTCCGATTTAGCTTGTGTTCCAGAGATATATTGAGCTGCATTCTCATCCAAACGTAATTCAACAGGGTTTTCTTGCGCAACATCACGATCTGTCACCAGCATCTTCTGTAAACGTGGTAAAAATTCAGCTGCAATTTCTTCATGGACCAGCAATACTTCCATAGCATTGCAGACAGAAGGGCGACTGGTCTTGGCATTCTCAATAATGGCCAAGGCCTTGTCTTGATCAGCATCCTTATCTACATAGACATGGACGATTCCAGTACCTGTCTCAATAACCGGCACAGTCGCATTTTCCACGACCGCCTGAATCAGTCCGGCGCCACCACGAGGAATGAGCAAATCCAGATAGCCCTTGGCCTTCATCATAGCCTGGGCTGAAGCCCGACTGGTATCAGAAACCAACTGGATACAATCCGGCGAAATCTCCGTCTGAGCTAAGCCTTTTTTTAAAGCTGTGACAATAGCCAGCGCTGTCTGATAGGCATCCTTTCCACTTCTGAGAACGACTGCACTACCACTTTTTAGAGCCAGAGCCGCAGCGTCAGAAGTGACATTAGGCCGGCTTTCGTAGATAATCCCAATCACGCCCATGGCCACCCGCTGTTTACTGATGACAAGGCCGTTCTCAAGCTCGGTCCTTTCCAAGACTTGCCCTACAGGATCCTCTAAGTCAATCAGCTGACGAATCCCCTCTGCCATAGCCGCAATCCGCTCCTCATCCAGATAGAGGCGATCCAGCATCACATCTGAAATCTTACCTTTAGCTGCGGTCATATCCGCTTCATTGGCTGCTAAAATATCCGCACGAGAAAGCCAGAGCTGCTTTGCCATTTCTTCCAAAGCATGGTTTTTCTCAGCCGTTGTGGCCGTATTGATTGTCTTCTTGACTTTCTGAATCTTTTCAAAAATTGCTTGTGTTGAGGTCATCGCTTCTCCTTTCCTCATCTTCTAAAATTCTGCAAATAAATCATTCAACTCCGGTGTCAGAGAAATCCAGTCATCCCGATGAATGACGACACCTTTAGGTTTATTGGACTTGAGCATATCTTTAAGAGCTGACTTGCCAAAACGCACGCGCCCTTTACCAAGAATAGCTCCACTGCCTTCTTCATAAACAGTCACCGTATCCTGATAGGAAAAGCTCCCCGATACAGATACAAGACCGGATACCAACAAACTTTTCCCCTTATTTCTGAGAGCGTCGGCTGCTCCTTGATCTACATAGATTTCCCCTTGACTTTTAGCATAGAAAGCCAGCCATTGCTTCTGCGTTTTTAGACCTTTTTCCTGGGCTAGAAAGAGGCTGCCATCCTTGGTTTCCTCCACAGCTTCCAGCAGAGCATCAGTCTTGAGTGAGGAGCAGATATAGACCGGAACACCAGACATGGTCGCAAGCGTCGCTGCCTTGATCTTTGTCAGCATGCCGCCAGTGCCATTGCTCGTTCCCGCACCGCCTGCCATATCAATCAGCTCAGAGCTAATCCTCTCAATCTTTTCAAGCCGGCGTGCATCTGGATTGGTAGAGGGATTGGCTGTGTACAGTCCGTCTACATCTGTCAGAAGTACCAAGAGATCCGCCTGAACCATAGCCGCTACCTGCGCACTCAGTGTATCATTATCCCCGACCTTGAGTTCCTCAATGGCCACCGTGTCATTTTCATTGATGATAGGAATAGCTCCACGATTCAGCAAGACAGACAAGGCCTGATGGGCGTTCTTGTAACGCCGCTTATCTGCAAAATCATCCTGGGTCAAAAGAATCTGAGCAGAAATGATTTGCTTCAAAAGAAGATTGGTTGTATATTCCTCCAAAAGCAAACCCTGTCCAACAGCAGCTGATGCCTGTTTATCCGCTACCTTAGTCGGTCGCTTTTTAAAGCCCAGAGAAGAAAAACCTGCTGCAATGGCTCCTGATGAGACCAAGATCAACTCATGTCCCGCCTCATGCAAGAGAGCCAACTGCCGAGTAATTTCCTTTACTTTGGCGCGTGACAGACTGCCATCTGAGTTTGTCAATGACGAAGTCCCCACCTTAAATACGATTCGCTTTGCTTTCATTTCCTTTTCCTTCACTGCTAGATTGTCTTATTATACCACGATTTACGGAAAATAAAAACGACCGCGATTGAGACGGTCAGAGAAAAATTTGTATTTTAACAATGAACAAACCTACCTATTCTTGTCGCAATTTCTCCAAGGTTTCTTGGAAAACGGCTGGCGCTTCAGCTGTAAATTCCAGCACTTCACCAGTTCGAGGATGGGTAAAGCCCAGCGTTCGCGCGTGCAAAAACTGTCCATGTCCTTTTAAGGTCTTACGCGGTCCATAAACTTCATCACCAGCTACTGGATGACCAATATAGGCCATGTGGACGCGGATCTGATGAGTCCGTCCCGTTTCCAGTTGAAGCTCAACCAGAGTATAGTCACCAAAACGTTCCAAGACTTGGAAACGCGTCAGAGCCGGCTTGCCTTTTGCCGTCACAGTCTGCTTCTTGCGGTCCTTTTCACTGCGGCCAATCGGTGCTTCAATCACTCCACGGTCATTAGGCAGATTTCCATGAACAATAGCCCAATATTTGCGAAGGGATTTCTTATCCTTGAGCTCATCAGCCAGAGCCACATGGGCTTGGTCATTTTTTGCTATCATCAGAAGTCCTGAAGTGTCCTTGTCAATCCGATGGACAATCCCCGGCCGGAGAACTCCATTGATTCCGGACAGGTCTTTGATGTGGTACATAAGGGCGTTGACTAGCGTACCGCTGGTATGGCCTGCAGAAGGATGGACCACCATGCCCTGAGGTTTATTAACGACTGCCACATCCTCATCTTGATAGATGATTTCTAGCGGAATATCCTCTGCCACATATTCGACTACTTCTGGTTCAGGCAGTTCATAGGTGATGACATCGCCTTCTTTGACAGCGTATTTGGCTTTTTTGGCTTGTCCATTGACCAAAATCTGGCCGTCCTTAATCTGTTCATTAGCCAAGCTCCTTGACAGGTCTGTCAGCTCTGCCACCGCCTTGTCCAATCGCTGACCAGCTACCGAGGCATCAATTCTTACTTCCATCTTTTTCTTCCTTCAAAATCATCAGCAGTAAAATAGCCACACCAAAGGTCAGATACATATCTGCTACATTGAAAATAGCAAAATTAATAAAATCTAACTGAAACATGTCCACAACAAAACCTTGACGTATCCGATCAATAAAGTTCCCTAAACCGCCAGCAATCACCAAGGTCAGCCCAGACAGCATCCACTTTGAGGCATGGAGGTGCTTGATGAGGTAGTAAACAGCTCCGCCGATGACCAAAAATGTCACCAAAGTAAAGAGCCATTGCTGGTTTTCCAGCATGGAAAAGGCTGCGCCGGTATTCTGAAGATAGGTCAGACTCACCAGATGCGGAATGAAACTCTTGACCTGCCCCAGCTTAAAATCGCTGACAATATGTAACTTGACCAGCTGGTCCAAAGCAATAAGAACCAAGACTGCAAAAGGAATAATAATTTTTCTTTTCATACTTTATTTTTTCTGCGCAAAATACTCTTTCATAACTGATACGAAGTCTTCTCCGACCTGAGTCAACTCCACATCTTCACGCTTGACATAGACCATGTGGTTGTCCAAGTTGTCACGAAGCTTGATGACGGTAATACCATTTACACTATTGCTGTCCAAAAAGCCAGATCCAGTCGCATAAGCATCAGTCCGCTCCAAAATCCCATTCAAAGTCGCTCGGTCCGTCACATTAAACATCTGGGAACTGGCACTGGTATCGACAAAGTTCTCTGAATAATAGAGATACTCGTCCTTTTCCTGGGTGAAGCGAACAGTCGGCAGAGCAGCCAAATCTTCCATGACTAGCTCATTTTTTTGAGTCAGAGGATGATCTTCCCGCAGGTAAATGTGAGTCTGAAAAGGAATTAGCTCCACTACTTCCAAGCCTAGCTTTTCCACCCGCTGCATAATGCCTTTGGTATTCTGATTATTGAGGTAGATAATGCCAATTTCACTGTGGCCTTGCGCGACTTCGTCTAGGATCTGCACAGTTGTTGACTCAAAAATCCGGAAGTTCTTATACTCAGGATAGGTCTGAGAAAATTGTGTAATCAAAGGCGGCAGAAAATCATAGTGCTGGCTGGCAATTGAAAACTCATCCCGCTCCTCCTCAGGATTTGCATATTGATTTTGAAAAACATCAAAACCCTTGACCAAGTCTTGAGCTTTTTCATAAAACTCCATTCCTCGGCGAGTCAGAAAAGTACCACTGCTGGTCCGACGAAAAATCTTGAAGCCCAGCTCCTTTTCCAAATCACGGACAGAGATAGACAGACTAGGCTGGCTGACATACATTTTTTCCGCAGCTTCTCGAAAGGTCCCACTGTTAGCAATGGCAACCACATAACGCAATTGTTGAATATTCATAACATTTTCCTTCTTTACATATCGTCTCATTATACCATAAACAAAGGCAGAACAAAAGAAACCAGCCGTAAGAAGCTGGTTTCTCCTTTTAAGTTAATGAGCAATCTGAGAAAAATTTGCTATTTTTCTTTTAGATAAACAACCTCTGTCATCTCTTTGAAGCCTAGCTTTTTATAGAGTTTCAAAGCTCGGGCATTCTGCTTTTCTACGACAATCTGAAACTCCTGTCCATTTAGCTCATTCAAATCCTGCATACTTGCAAGCAAGAGATAGCTTCCTAGCCCCTGACCCTGAAAATCTTGATCAACCGCCAATCCAAAGAAATAATTGGTCCCAAAATCCGTATCAACTGATACTGAAGCCACAACCCGACCATCTTTTTTCAGGATATAGAGCAAGCTGGATGCGCTGCTGACGGCTTCTCTGGCATATTTCAAAGCAACATCTAGCAGTGTCTCAAAGACTTGGGACTGAAAGTCTGCAATCTCCTCTGCTAAGTCCAAACTTCCCTGCAAGACCTCTATCCCTTCTTTTTCTTCCAGAGGAAAAGTTTGAGCAGGCTGTGCCAGCCAGATTTCTGATTCATCCTCTTGGTAATCAAATCTCCGAGCATAATCAGGTTGATCGTTCAAAAAGGCCCGCTCTGCTACATACTCAATCTCGGTCAAAGCGTACTTATCTGCCACTTTTCTAAAAGCAGCTAGGAGCTGATTAGCTACACCCTGACGGCGATACGACGGTAGAACATAGAGAGACACCTCTGCTTGACCGGGTTCATCCGCGTAGACAGATAAAAAGCCGATGGTTTGACCATCCATCTCAGCCAAGAAGAAGGCTGGCATTTCAGGAACTGCATTATAATTATTATCCAGATAGGGCAGTCGATAGCCTCCGTCTGCCTTATTACACTCTTGAACTAATTCAAACAATGCCTGCTTTTCTTTCTCAGGTAATGCACTATAAATACTTATCTGCATCTGTCTCACTTCTTTCCAGTATTTCTTTCTATTTTACTACAAAAACCCTAGTCAAGTCATTCAAAAAGGGACTGGGACAAAAGTCCTAGCCTCTCAATTGTCTTTGGATTGTCGAGCAAGACGCAGTGGTTGAGTGGGCTCTACTACGCTGATTTCATCAGCTTTTACAGCCCTACTCAACTGTGCGGAGGTGGGACGACGAAATCGAATTCTAACGAATTACCGATTTCTGTCCCACTCTCAATCTCGCTAAGTGAATCGTTTTTATTTTTCAACGTGGTCAGCAAGTTCTTCCTGGGCTTTTTTATTTGCCGCAGTAGCTTCTTCTTTCCATTTTTTCTTAGCCGCTTCGTATTCTTTGGTCGTTACAACATCCTCCTGAAGCTGGGTCAGCTTGAAGTTGTAGGCTGAACCCTTGACACCAACTGGTGAGTAGGCCTTTGTAAATGGCACTGATTTAGTAACAGACGGTGTTGCTCCTTGTGAAACAGTCGGGATAATCAAGCCACTATCTAGCAACCAGGCTTCCGCTTCTGCATACTTTTCGTAACGCAGCTGCACATCATTGGTTTCAGCATTAGCTTCTTCCAGCATCTTGGTATAAGTATCCAAGCCTAGCTCTTTAATCTTATCATTATCTTGACCTGGTTCAAATCCAAAGTTTTGCAAGCTTCCACCGTTCTTGATATTAAGAGTATCAAGGTAAGTAGAAGGATCTTGGTAGTCACCTACCCAGCCACCGGTAGACATATCATAGTCTTTTTGAGCAGCAGAGTTAGCAAAATAAGTGATATTATTAAGATCGTCTGTGCTCATCTTTTGCAGGTCAATGACGACATTTTCCGCTCCAAGAGCCGATTCGATTGACTGCTTGGTTGAGCTAGCCCATTGAACACCAATCGTGCTAGACTGATCCACTGGCATATCTAAGTGAATCGGGAATTCAACTCCCTTAGCCTGCAAGGCTTGCTTCGCTTCTGCAAATTTCGCCTTAGCTTTTTCCGGATTGTAGTAAGGATCTTGAGCGTCAGAAAGGTCAATTCCTTGCCATTGGCTGCCATAATTAACTAATTTTTCCCCAACAACGGTTCCAAAATCCTTGTCGCCAATTTGGACAAAGCTAGGCGGTACCAAGGTATTTCTCAAGACCTTAGTCGCTCCGTCTTCACCATTTCCTTGCGCACCATAAGATGTACGGTCAAAGGCAAAGTTGATAGCCTGACGGAAGTCTTTGTTCATGATTGCTTCGTTAGTGGCAGATTTTTGAGCGTCTGTTGTTTTAGAAGTATGATTGTAAGACTGACGGTTGTAGTTGAAATTATAGTAATAAGAAGTAGAATCCTGCGGGCTGTAAACGATATTGTCCGCGTACTTCTTCTTGACTGAAGCAAAGCCCGAGCTATTCGGATAGAGACGAGCTGTGCTGTAAACGCCATCGCTGAAGTTACGAATCAGCGCTTCCTGATCATTTCCATCATAGTAGGTCAGCTTGATGCTATCCAAAGTCACATTGTCTTTGTCATAATAGTTTTGGTTCTTGACAAATTCCATCACAGACTTGGAAGTCAGAGACTTGAGCAAGTAAGGACCGTTATAGAGGATGCTAGACGGCTTGACAGAGCCAAAATTGCTTCCTTCTGCTTTCAGAAACTCCTCATTGACTGGGAAAAGAATCGTGCTGGTCGTTTTAGAGTTCCAGTAAGGCTCAGGGCGAGCCAGAGTGTATTGCAGGGTATGGTCATCAATAGCCTTGACACCAACATTGTCAAAATTCTTATCTTCACCCTTGATATAAGCATCCAAGCCCTTCACAGAGTCCTGAACGAGATAAATAGCTTCAGAATTTTCATCTGCTGCATACTTCAAGCCAGTCACAAAGTCCTGAGCCTTTACTTCTGCATATTCTTCACCATCGGATGTGTACCATTTAGCATCATCACGCAGCTTATAAGTATAGGTCAGACCGTCCTTAGAAACTGTCCATGACTTGGCGATTGAGGGAATCAGGTTCCCGTACTTGTCATTTTCAAAAAGCCCATCGACCAGGTTGGAAATGACATCACCTGTCGTTGCACGGTTTGTAGTAAGATAGTTCAAGCTGTCAGGGTCTGAACTATAAACGTAAGTATAATTATTTGTGCTAGATGAAGACCGGCTACAAGCTGTCAGCAATAGCCCGGCACTCAGTGCAACTCCAGTCGCAATCAGCCACTTTGATGCTTTCATGGATAGAACCTCCTTTGATGTTACATTTTATAACATGAACTATTATACCAAAAAACGTATAAAAAGTAAATAGTAAACCGATGACAGTTGAGCAAAATATCTAAGGACGGGTACTTTTAGCAAGCTCACAAAGTTTTCCCTTACCGCATTTCTGCAAATTTCCAAATAAAAAAGGAAGAATCTGCTTTTACTGCATAGTTGCTTTGGATTCTTCCTTTTTGTTATTTTATCAAGAATGAGTAAAACTGTTAGAAGTTTAACAATGCTTACTCTTTCTTTTATTTCTTATAGTCTTCGGTATGATAAGCCATACAGATAGACAACTCCAAACAAGAACAAGGCACCCAGCAAGGTTAAGAACAAGCTGCTGCTGTCTCCTGTTTTAGGAAGCTGGCCAAACTGTGTTGCCTGCTTACTGAGTTGCCGACGAGGACTTACAGGTTCAACAGAACGCAAACTCAACTGCGGAGGATTTTGTTGACCCGGAACCATGCTCTGCCTAGCTGCAGTAATCTGAATAAGCTCCTTGTAATAACCTTCTCCCATGCTGAATTCTCTGTCTTGACTGTCAATCAAGGTTAGGGAAAGCACTGGACTGAACTGACCTTCTACTAAGCCTTTCAAGCCAATCTCAACCGGATTAGAATCATTGGCTTTTTTAGAAATCAGAACAGTATCACCAGAGATGGTATAGTCTGGACTCGGGAGAATGCTAAAATGCTTAGTATCCATCTTAAGAGCAAGGCGGTAGTCATTTTTCTCTAGACCATTTAATCCACTCAGGGTAACCGTAGCTGTAAAAGGCTGATCTAGCTGAGCAGATGTAGGAACATTGACTTTGATATCCTTTACTGGATCGATATAAAAGAGACCATGCCCGATAGGATAGGCAACCTCTGTCTCAGACATGATGCCATCCTTGATACGCGGCACATTTACTGGTAGCGTTCCAACATGTTTTTGACCGTTGAAAATCACTTCCACTCCAGCCGGGATATTAGGACCGAAGGCATTATCCGGCTTCAGAGACTCAGTTGGATCCATACCCTTGTTTCCATAAACTGCTACAATAGCCTTGGCATTAGGATAATTCGCTACATCATAAGGTTTGGAAATGCTCATGACAGCTGCCTGTTTTCCAGTTGCATTTGCATAGTCCACGACTTCTGTCGGAACCCTTGTCAGCCAGAAATCGCTGGCCAGTTGAGATTGACGGCCAATTTCAGAGATTAAGACAAGGTGAGTCGCTTGGTCAATCTTTCCTTTCAAATCTTCTAACTTGGTTGTCTTGCTGTAGTTCAGCGCTTCATATGTGACACCTGCTGGAATCACTCCGTCGGCTATCAAACGCTTGACGCCCAGCTCTAGTCCAGGCACTTCATCGTCATAGGCTGCTAACAGCAAAATCCTATCGCCAGATTTGACCTTAAAGGGCAGAACAGTATCATCGTTTTTAACTACCGTTACTGCACTAGCAGCGATTTTTCGTTCAGTATCTCTGTTCAGCTCTGAGCCAACGGCTTCTTCTGCCTTAGCTTGAGTTCGCTCAGATGGGTCAAAGTCTAAAACACCCCGTTTTTCTTTTAGAT
Protein-coding sequences here:
- a CDS encoding peptide ABC transporter substrate-binding protein, with the translated sequence MKASKWLIATGVALSAGLLLTACSRSSSSTNNYTYVYSSDPDSLNYLTTNRATTGDVISNLVDGLFENDKYGNLIPSIAKSWTVSKDGLTYTYKLRDDAKWYTSDGEEYAEVKAQDFVTGLKYAADENSEAIYLVQDSVKGLDAYIKGEDKNFDNVGVKAIDDHTLQYTLARPEPYWNSKTTSTILFPVNEEFLKAEGSNFGSVKPSSILYNGPYLLKSLTSKSVMEFVKNQNYYDKDNVTLDSIKLTYYDGNDQEALIRNFSDGVYSTARLYPNSSGFASVKKKYADNIVYSPQDSTSYYYNFNYNRQSYNHTSKTTDAQKSATNEAIMNKDFRQAINFAFDRTSYGAQGNGEDGATKVLRNTLVPPSFVQIGDKDFGTVVGEKLVNYGSQWQGIDLSDAQDPYYNPEKAKAKFAEAKQALQAKGVEFPIHLDMPVDQSSTIGVQWASSTKQSIESALGAENVVIDLQKMSTDDLNNITYFANSAAQKDYDMSTGGWVGDYQDPSTYLDTLNIKNGGSLQNFGFEPGQDNDKIKELGLDTYTKMLEEANAETNDVQLRYEKYAEAEAWLLDSGLIIPTVSQGATPSVTKSVPFTKAYSPVGVKGSAYNFKLTQLQEDVVTTKEYEAAKKKWKEEATAANKKAQEELADHVEK